The following proteins are encoded in a genomic region of Pyrus communis chromosome 11, drPyrComm1.1, whole genome shotgun sequence:
- the LOC137749565 gene encoding casein kinase 1-like protein HD16 isoform X1, whose translation MPVPRGGARRGRGAKAAAAKKQKQEKVPSPIDAGEAIATRTRRRRAAAAAAAAAAVPSNLNNKNVSDKVREEEQNREKVVVVGDEKNVVVEAEKEKLGEKKMDDYDGGGGAAGAAPSNDKANAGEDEGSTAPIPEKVQVGGSPVYKVDRKLGKGGFGQVYVGRRVINTNERTGPGALEVALKFEHKNSKGCSYGPPAEWQIYSTLGGSHGVPRVHFKGQQGDYYVMVMDILGPSLWDVWNSNSHTMSVEMVACIAIEAISILEKMHSRGYVHGDVKPENFLLGPPGTPDEKKLYLVDLGLATRWRESTSGRHVEYDQRPDVFRGTVRYASVHAHLGRTGSRRDDLESLAYTLVFLLRGRLPWQGYQGDNKGFLVCKKKMATSPETLCSFNPNPFRQFVEYVVNLKFDEEPNYAKYISLFDGVVGPNPAVRPINTEGAQKLINLVGHKRGRLSMEEEDDEQPKKRIRMGMPANQWISVYNAHRPMKQRYHYNVADTRLAQHIDKGTEDGLYISSVASYENLWALIMDAGTNFSSQVYELSPCSLHKEWIMEQWDKNYYISAIAGATNGSSLVVMSKGTTFTQQSYKVSDTFPYKWINKKWREGFHVTAMATSGSRWAVVMSRGANYTDQVVELDFLYPSEGIHRRWDSGYRITATAATCDQAAFVLSIPKRKLQDETQETLRTSVFPSTHVKEKWAKNLYLASICYGRTVS comes from the exons ATGCCGGTACCGCGTGGCGGAGCACGCAGGGGACGAGGAGCAAAGGCGGCCGCAGCTAAGAAGCAGAAACAGGAGAAGGTTCCGAGTCCGATCGACGCCGGCGAGGCGATAGCGACGAGAACAAGGCGGAGGAGAGCGGCTGCGGCGGCGGCGGCAGCAGCAGCTGTGCCGAGTAATCTCAATAACAAGAACGTGAGTGATAAGGTTAGAGAAGAGGAGCAGAATCGCGAGAAGGTAGTGGTGGTGGGTGATGAGAAAAACGTAGTCGTTGAAGCAGAGAAGGAGAAATTGGGAGAGAAGAAAATGGATGATTATGATGGTGGCGGCGGAGCAGCCGGCGCTGCGCCGAGCAATGATAAGGCCAATGCCGGTGAAGACGAAGGAAGCACTGCTCCAATTCCTGAGAAG GTTCAGGTTGGTGGTTCCCCAGTTTACAAAGTGGACAGAAAGCTGGGTAAGGGTGGTTTCGGACAAGTCTATGTTGGTCGACGTGTAATAAATACAAACGAGAGAACTGGCCCAGGAGCTTTAGAG GTGGCATTGAAATTTGAGCATAAAAATAGTAAAGGGTGTAGCTATGGACCACCAGCTGAGTGGCAAATATACAG CACTCTTGGAGGCAGCCATGGCGTGCCGCGAGTACATTTCAAGGGCCAGCAAGGCGACTATTATGTCATG GTTATGGATATCTTGGGCCCAAGCTTGTGGGATGTTTGGAATAGTAACTCTCACAC AATGTCTGTTGAAATGGTTGCTTGCATTGCCATTGAAGCAATATCAATATTGGAGAAGATGCATTCTCGAGG GTATGTGCATGGGGATGTAAAGCCTGAGAATTTTCTGCTTGGTCCTCCTGGGACTCCTGATGAGAAAAAGTTGTATCTAGTTGACCTTGGACTAG CAACTAGATGGCGAGAAAGTACAAGTGGTCGGCATGTAGAGTATGACCAGAGGCCAGATGTTTTCAG AGGAACAGTGCGTTACGCTAGCGTGCATGCGCATTTAGGTAGAACGGGTAGTAGGAGAGATGATCTCGAGTCTCTAGCTTACACCCTTGTATTCCTTCTACGTGGTCGTCTGCCTTGGCAAGGATATCAG GGAGACAATAAAGGGTTTCTTGTTTGCAAAAAGAAGATGGCAACATCTCCAGAGACATTGTGTTCCTTCAATCCAAATCCGTTTAGACAATTTGTGGAATATGTGGTGAACttgaagtttgatgaagaaccaAATTATGCCAAATATATATCACTCTTTGATGGCGTTGTTGGTCCAAATCCTGCTGTCAGGCCAATAAACACAGAGGGTGCACAGAAG CTTATTAATCTGGTCGGTCATAAAAGAGGAAGATTGAGTATGGAGGAGGAAGACGATGAACAACCGAAGAAGAGGATTAGGATGGGTATGCCAGCAAATCAGTGGATTAGTGTTTATAATGCTCATAGACCAATGAAGCAAAG GTATCACTATAATGTGGCTGATACAAGGCTTGCTCAGCATATTGATAAAGGGACCGAGGATGGGTTATATATTAGCAGTGTGGCCTCTTATGAAAATTTGTGGGCCTTAATTATGGATGCAGGGACTAATTTTTCTTCCCAAGTTTACGAACTCTCACCATGTTCGCTTCACAAG GAATGGATAATGGAGCAGTGGGATAAGAACTATTACATCAGTGCGATAGCTGGAGCTACCAATGGGAGTTCATTAGTAGTAATGTCCAAGG GTACAACGTTTACGCAGCAGTCGTACAAAGTAAGCGATACATTTCCGTATAAGTGGATTAACAAAAAGTGGAGGGAGGGTTTCCATGTTACTGCAATGGCCACTTCTGGAAGTAGATGGGCAGTTGTTATGTCTCGTGGTGCAAATTATACAGACCAG gTTGTTGAGCTAGATTTTCTTTATCCAAGCGAAGGTATTCATAGGCGGTGGGACAGTGGATATCGCATAACAGCAACTGCTGCAACGTGTGATCAGGCTGCTTTTGTTCTTAGTATCCCAAAGAGGAAGCTTCAAGACGAAACACAGGAGACGCTTCGTACTTCTGTATTTCCCAGTACGCACGTCAAG GAGAAGTGGGCGAAGAACCTTTATCTTGCATCCATTTGTTACGGGCGAACAGTTTCATAA
- the LOC137749565 gene encoding casein kinase 1-like protein HD16 isoform X2 translates to MPVPRGGARRGRGAKAAAAKKQKQEKVPSPIDAGEAIATRTRRRRAAAAAAAAAAVPSNLNNKNVSDKVREEEQNREKVVVVGDEKNVVVEAEKEKLGEKKMDDYDGGGGAAGAAPSNDKANAGEDEGSTAPIPEKVQVGGSPVYKVDRKLGKGGFGQVYVGRRVINTNERTGPGALEVALKFEHKNSKGCSYGPPAEWQIYSTLGGSHGVPRVHFKGQQGDYYVMVMDILGPSLWDVWNSNSHTYVHGDVKPENFLLGPPGTPDEKKLYLVDLGLATRWRESTSGRHVEYDQRPDVFRGTVRYASVHAHLGRTGSRRDDLESLAYTLVFLLRGRLPWQGYQGDNKGFLVCKKKMATSPETLCSFNPNPFRQFVEYVVNLKFDEEPNYAKYISLFDGVVGPNPAVRPINTEGAQKLINLVGHKRGRLSMEEEDDEQPKKRIRMGMPANQWISVYNAHRPMKQRYHYNVADTRLAQHIDKGTEDGLYISSVASYENLWALIMDAGTNFSSQVYELSPCSLHKEWIMEQWDKNYYISAIAGATNGSSLVVMSKGTTFTQQSYKVSDTFPYKWINKKWREGFHVTAMATSGSRWAVVMSRGANYTDQVVELDFLYPSEGIHRRWDSGYRITATAATCDQAAFVLSIPKRKLQDETQETLRTSVFPSTHVKEKWAKNLYLASICYGRTVS, encoded by the exons ATGCCGGTACCGCGTGGCGGAGCACGCAGGGGACGAGGAGCAAAGGCGGCCGCAGCTAAGAAGCAGAAACAGGAGAAGGTTCCGAGTCCGATCGACGCCGGCGAGGCGATAGCGACGAGAACAAGGCGGAGGAGAGCGGCTGCGGCGGCGGCGGCAGCAGCAGCTGTGCCGAGTAATCTCAATAACAAGAACGTGAGTGATAAGGTTAGAGAAGAGGAGCAGAATCGCGAGAAGGTAGTGGTGGTGGGTGATGAGAAAAACGTAGTCGTTGAAGCAGAGAAGGAGAAATTGGGAGAGAAGAAAATGGATGATTATGATGGTGGCGGCGGAGCAGCCGGCGCTGCGCCGAGCAATGATAAGGCCAATGCCGGTGAAGACGAAGGAAGCACTGCTCCAATTCCTGAGAAG GTTCAGGTTGGTGGTTCCCCAGTTTACAAAGTGGACAGAAAGCTGGGTAAGGGTGGTTTCGGACAAGTCTATGTTGGTCGACGTGTAATAAATACAAACGAGAGAACTGGCCCAGGAGCTTTAGAG GTGGCATTGAAATTTGAGCATAAAAATAGTAAAGGGTGTAGCTATGGACCACCAGCTGAGTGGCAAATATACAG CACTCTTGGAGGCAGCCATGGCGTGCCGCGAGTACATTTCAAGGGCCAGCAAGGCGACTATTATGTCATG GTTATGGATATCTTGGGCCCAAGCTTGTGGGATGTTTGGAATAGTAACTCTCACAC GTATGTGCATGGGGATGTAAAGCCTGAGAATTTTCTGCTTGGTCCTCCTGGGACTCCTGATGAGAAAAAGTTGTATCTAGTTGACCTTGGACTAG CAACTAGATGGCGAGAAAGTACAAGTGGTCGGCATGTAGAGTATGACCAGAGGCCAGATGTTTTCAG AGGAACAGTGCGTTACGCTAGCGTGCATGCGCATTTAGGTAGAACGGGTAGTAGGAGAGATGATCTCGAGTCTCTAGCTTACACCCTTGTATTCCTTCTACGTGGTCGTCTGCCTTGGCAAGGATATCAG GGAGACAATAAAGGGTTTCTTGTTTGCAAAAAGAAGATGGCAACATCTCCAGAGACATTGTGTTCCTTCAATCCAAATCCGTTTAGACAATTTGTGGAATATGTGGTGAACttgaagtttgatgaagaaccaAATTATGCCAAATATATATCACTCTTTGATGGCGTTGTTGGTCCAAATCCTGCTGTCAGGCCAATAAACACAGAGGGTGCACAGAAG CTTATTAATCTGGTCGGTCATAAAAGAGGAAGATTGAGTATGGAGGAGGAAGACGATGAACAACCGAAGAAGAGGATTAGGATGGGTATGCCAGCAAATCAGTGGATTAGTGTTTATAATGCTCATAGACCAATGAAGCAAAG GTATCACTATAATGTGGCTGATACAAGGCTTGCTCAGCATATTGATAAAGGGACCGAGGATGGGTTATATATTAGCAGTGTGGCCTCTTATGAAAATTTGTGGGCCTTAATTATGGATGCAGGGACTAATTTTTCTTCCCAAGTTTACGAACTCTCACCATGTTCGCTTCACAAG GAATGGATAATGGAGCAGTGGGATAAGAACTATTACATCAGTGCGATAGCTGGAGCTACCAATGGGAGTTCATTAGTAGTAATGTCCAAGG GTACAACGTTTACGCAGCAGTCGTACAAAGTAAGCGATACATTTCCGTATAAGTGGATTAACAAAAAGTGGAGGGAGGGTTTCCATGTTACTGCAATGGCCACTTCTGGAAGTAGATGGGCAGTTGTTATGTCTCGTGGTGCAAATTATACAGACCAG gTTGTTGAGCTAGATTTTCTTTATCCAAGCGAAGGTATTCATAGGCGGTGGGACAGTGGATATCGCATAACAGCAACTGCTGCAACGTGTGATCAGGCTGCTTTTGTTCTTAGTATCCCAAAGAGGAAGCTTCAAGACGAAACACAGGAGACGCTTCGTACTTCTGTATTTCCCAGTACGCACGTCAAG GAGAAGTGGGCGAAGAACCTTTATCTTGCATCCATTTGTTACGGGCGAACAGTTTCATAA
- the LOC137708890 gene encoding protein SAWADEE HOMEODOMAIN HOMOLOG 1-like, with translation MDNFRTIKREAMNSLSVFTHSEIMEMENLVKHVAKQSLTQEFFQDLATSFSCAPIRAGKPDVTWEQVQSWFQDKQKELQAKSTSLPSTVELLADFSDSNVARNAPQVSQKPKGKWVTELSELAFEAKSSKDDAWYDVATFLSYRVVSSGDLEVKVRFSGFGREEDEWVDVRGAVRERSIPLEASECPKVKVGDLVLCFQEREHQAVYCDAEVVAIHRGLHDMNGACKCTFVVRFDHDSSEEHVDLGRLCIRPAQSTSTNTKTQPELFRNRDMKVSFLY, from the exons ATGGACAATTTTCGTACAATAAAAAGAGAGGCAATGAACTCTCTCTCTGTTTTCACTCACTCTGAG attatggaaatggaaaatttagTTAAGCATGTCGCAAAGCAATCACTTACTCAGGAGTTTTTCCAAGACCTTGCAACAAGTTTCAG TTGCGCTCCAATCCGTGCTGGAAAACCTGATGTAACATGGGAACAG GTGCAAAGTTGGTTCCAGGACAAACAAAAAGAGCTGCAAGCCAAAAGCACTTCCTTGCCTAGTACTGTCGAGTTATTGGCTGATTTTTCAGATTCAAATGTTGCAAGAAATGCACCTCAAGTTTCTCAGAAGCCAAAAG GTAAATGGGTCACAGAACTTTCAGAGTTGGCATTTGAAGCGAAATCATCGAAAGATGATGCATG GTACGATGTTGCTACATTCCTCTCATACAGAGTAGTCAGTTCAGGAGACCTT GAAGTTAAAGTGCGATTTTCCGGATTTGGTAGGGAGGAAGATGAGTGGGTGGATGTGAGAGGTGCAGTGCGTGAGCGATCTATTCCTTTGGAAGCTTCTGAGTGTCCGAAGGTGAAGGTTGGGGACCTAGTGCTATGCTTCCAG GAAAGAGAACATCAAGCTGTATACTGTGATGCCGAAGTTGTGGCCATCCACCGGGGGCTACATGACATGAATGGTGCCTGCAAGTGTACCTTCGTTGTTCGCTTTGACCATGATAGCTCCGAG GAACATGTTGATCTGGGGAGGTTATGTATCAGGCCTGCACAAAGCACCTCAACAAATACTAAAACCCAACCGGAGCTCTTTAGAAATAGGGACATGAAAGTCTCCTTTCTTTATTGA
- the LOC137707491 gene encoding ABC transporter G family member 29-like, whose product MEGTEKAKGSQPHRQRRHSRSGSLGRSLSRASWSMEEVFASATHSRRSSHVDEDEEALTWAAIEKLPTYDRLRTSIIKSLGETEPQGVHKQVDVLKLDINDRQNFIDRIFKVAEEDNDKFLKKFRSRIDKVGIRLPTVEVRFEHLTVEADCHIGTRALPTLPNVARNIAESALGLIGIKLTKQTKLTILKDVSGIVKPSRMALLLGPPSSGKTTLLLALAGKLDPSLKVKGEVSYNGHSLKEFVPQKTSAYISQNDVHVGNMTVKETLDFSARCQGVGSRYELLSELARREKAAGIYPEPEVDFFMKATSMGGVESSIITDYTLKILGLDICKDTLVGDEMQRGISGGQKKRVTTGEMIVGPTKTLFMDEISTGLDSSTTFQIVKCLQQIVHITEATILMSLLQPAPETYDLFDDIVLISEGQIVYQGPRVNILQFFETCGFRCPERKGTADFLQEVTSRKDQEQYWADRRTPYRYVSVTEFANRFKRFHVGMRMENELSIPFDKARGHKAALEFRRYSIPKMQLLKACFDKEWLLMQRNSFIYIFKTVQIIIGAFIAATVFLKTEMNTRNEDDGAVYVGALIFVMIINMFNGFAELSLAISRLPVFYKHRDLLFHPAWTFTLPSVLLGIPISIMETTIWMAITYYTIGFAPEASRFFKQLLLVFLIQQMAAGLFRLIAGVSRTIIIANTGGSLSVLIVFMLGGFIIPHGQIPNWWVWGYWVSPMTYGFNAIAVNEMYSPRWSNKLSSDNITSVGEAVLKNFDVYRNKNWFWIGSAALLGFVVLFNVLYTLALMYLNAPGKPQAIISEEAANKMEVDQEESKEEPRLRRPPSKKDFQSRSLSSNDGNNSREMEVRRMGSRSSSTGLSRNPDSSLEVASGVAPKRGMVLPFTPLAMSFNDVNYYVDMPAEMKEEGVAGDRLQLLREVTGAFRPGVLTALMGVSGAGKTTLMDVLAGRKTGGYIEGDIRISGYPKKQETFARISGYCEQTDIHSPQVTVKESLIYSAFLRLPKEVSNKEKMIFVDQVMELVELDNLKDALVGLPGVSGLSTEQRKRLTIAVELVANPSIIFMDEPTSGLDARAAAIVMRTVRNTVDTGRTVVCTIHQPSIDIFEAFDELLLMKRGGQVIYSGPLGRNSHKIVEYFEAVPGVIKIKEKYNPATWMLEVSSTSTEVRLGMDFAQYYKSSALYQRNKALVKELSVPPAGAKDLYFPTQFSQSSWKQFQSCLWKQWWTYWRSPDYNLVRFFFTLAAALLLGTIFWKVGTKRESSSDLTMIIGAMYAAVLFVGIDNCATVQPIVAIERTVFYRERAAGMYSALPYALAQVIVEIPYVFIQTTYYTLIVYAMVSFQWKVEKFFWFFFINFFSFLYFTYYGMMTVSITPNHQVAAIFAAAFYSVFNLFSGFFIPRPKIPKWWVWYYWICPVAWTVYGLIVSQYGDVEETIRAPGITPNPTIKWYIEDHFGYDPNFMGPVAGVLVGFTIFFAFTFAYCIRTLNFQVR is encoded by the exons ATGGAGGGAACAGAGAAAGCCAAAGGTTCACAGCCACATCGTCAAAGGCGTCATAGCCGCAGCGGAAGCTTAGGCAGGAGCCTGAGCAGGGCAAGTTGGAGCATGGAAGAAGTATTTGCGAGTGCCACGCACTCGAGAAGAAGCAGCCACGTCGACGAAGACGAAGAAGCTCTCACATGGGCTGCCATCGAGAAACTGCCCACCTATGATCGGCTAAGAACAAGCATCATAAAGTCCCTCGGGGAAACTGAGCCTCAAGGAGTACATAAGCAAGTAGACGTTCTGAAGCTCGACATCAACGACCGTCAGAATTTCATTGACAGGATTTTCAAGGTTGCAGAGGAAGATAATGACAAGTTCCTGAAAAAGTTCAGAAGTAGAATTGATAA GGTTGGGATCAGACTTCCCACAGTGGAAGTAAGGTTTGAACATTTGACAGTTGAAGCTGATTGCCATATTGGAACAAGAGCTCTTCCCACCCTCCCAAACGTTGCTCGGAACATCGCAGAATCGGCTCTTGGCTTAATTGGGATTAAGTTGACTAAGCAAACCAAATTAACAATTCTGAAAGATGTTTCTGGCATTGTTAAACCTTCTAG GATGGCCCTTTTATTAGGTCCCCCATCCTCGGGTAAAACTACCCTTTTGCTGGCTTTAGCTGGGAAGTTGGATCCAAGCTTGAAG GTTAAAGGAGAGGTGAGCTACAATGGTCACAGTCTGAAGGAATTTGTACCACAGAAGACATCTGCGTACATTAGCCAAAACGATGTTCATGTTGGAAATATGACGGTCAAAGAAACTCTGGATTTTTCAGCAAGGTGTCAAGGGGTTGGCTCTCGATAtg AACTTCTTTCTGAGCTTGCTAGAAGAGAAAAGGCCGCTGGTATATATCCAGAACCAGAAGTAGACTTTTTCATGAAG gcTACTTCAATGGGAGGAGTTGAGAGCAGTATCATTACTGATTATACTCTAAAA ATTTTGGGGCTTGATATATGTAAGGACACACTTGTCGGAGATGAGATGCAAAGAGGAATATCTGGTGGCCAGAAAAAACGAGTAACCACAG GTGAGATGATTGTTGGACCAACTAAAACATTATTTATGGATGAAATCTCAACGGGTCTCGATAGCTCCACGACATTCCAAATCGTGAAGTGCCTACAACAAATTGTACACATCACTGAGGCTACAATCTTGATGTCTCTACTCCAACCAGCTCCTGAGACATATGATCTTTTCGATGATATCGTCCTCATATCAGAAGGTCAGATTGTCTACCAAGGACCACGAGTGAATATATTACAATTCTTTGAGACATGTGGATTTCGATGCCCTGAGAGAAAGGGAACTGCCGATTTCTTGCAAGAG GTTACCTCAAGAAAAGACCAAGAGCAGTATTGGGCAGATAGAAGGACTCCATACAGATATGTATCGGTCACAGAATTTGCAAACCGGTTCAAGCGTTTCCATGTGGGCATGAGGATGGAGAATGAGCTCTCAATCCCATTCGACAAGGCTAGAGGCCACAAAGCAGCTCTTGAATTCAGAAGATATTCAATACCCAAAATGCAGCTTCTCAAAGCCTGTTTTGACAAAGAATGGTTGCTCATGCAGAGGAACTcttttatttacattttcaaGACTGTCCAAATTATAATAGGGGCATTCATAGCCGCGACAGTGTTTTTGAAGACCGAAATGAACACTAGGAATGAAGATGATGGAGCAGTCTATGTTGGTGCACTTATATTTGTCATGATCATTAACATGTTTAATGGTTTTGCTGAGCTCTCATTGGCCATTTCAAGACTTCCTGTGTTTTACAAGCACAGAGACCTTCTTTTCCACCCTGCTTGGACTTTCACTCTCCCATCTGTCCTGCTTGGGATTCCTATATCCATCATGGAAACTACTATTTGGATGGCCATTACATATTACACCATCGGATTTGCACCTGAAGCTAGCAG GTTTTTCAAGCAACTATTGTTGGTATTTCTGATCCAACAAATGGCAGCTGGGCTATTTAGGCTTATAGCTGGAGTTAGCAGGACCATCATCATAGCAAACACCGGCGGGTCTCTAAGTGTTCTAATTGTTTTCATGCTTGGAGGTTTCATTATTCCTCATG GTCAAATTCCAAACTGGTGGGTGTGGGGATACTGGGTTTCACCTATGACATATGGCTTCAATGCAATCGCTGTAAATGAAATGTATTCTCCAAGGTGGTCGAACAAACTG TCTTCAGATAATATTACCAGTGTGGGTGAGGCAGTGCTTAAAAACTTTGATGTTTACCGCAACAAAAACTGGTTTTGGATTGGCTCTGCAGCTCTTCTGGGGTTTGTAGTTCTCTTCAACGTGCTTTATACGCTCGCCCTTATGTACCTAAATG CTCCTGGAAAGCCACAAGCCATCATATCTGAAGAAGCAGCAAACAAGATGGAGGTAGACCAAGAAGAATCAAAGGAAGAGCCAAGACTTAGAAGGCCCCCGTCCAAGAAAGATTTTCAGTCTCGATCATTATCTTCTAATGATGGAAACAACTCAA GAGAAATGGAAGTCCGGCGAATGGGCAGTCGATCCAGCTCTACTGGACTAAGTAGAAATCCTGATTCGTCTCTCGAAGTTGCCAGTGGTGTTGCCCCTAAAAGAGGAATGGTTCTACCTTTCACTCCTCTTGCAATGTCCTTCAACGATGTTAACTATTACGTGGATATGCCTGCT GaaatgaaggaagaaggagTAGCAGGGGACCGGCTGCAACTACTCCGTGAAGTAACTGGTGCATTTAGGCCTGGGGTCTTGACTGCCTTAATGGGGGTCAGTGGGGCTGGGAAGACAACTTTGATGGATGTCTTAGCAGGAAGGAAGACCGGAGGTTATATTGAAGGTGACATTAGAATTTCTGGGTACCCTAAGAAGCAAGAAACCTTTGCAAGAATTTCTGGTTATTGCGAACAAACTGATATCCACTCACCCCAAGTCACTGTCAAAGAATCATTGATCTATTCAGCTTTCCTTAGACTCCCTAAAGAAGTTAGCAACAAGGAAAAGATG ATTTTTGTTGATCAAGTGATGGAATTGGTTGAGCTAGATAATCTCAAAGATGCTTTAGTAGGACTTCCTGGAGTTTCAGGACTGTCAACAGAACAAAGAAAGAGGTTAACGATTGCAGTTGAGCTTGTTGCCAATCCCTCGATCATTTTCATGGATGAACCCACATCAGGTCTTGATGCAAGGGCAGCTGCCATTGTTATGAGGACTGTTAGAAATACTGTGGACACTGGGAGAACAGTTGTATGCACAATTCATCAGCCCAGCATAGATATCTTTGAGGCATTTGATGAGCTGCTATTGATGAAGAGAGGAGGACAAGTTATCTACTCAGGACCACTAGGCCGCAACTCTCACAAGATTGTTGAATACTTCGAG GCAGTTCCTGGCGtgataaaaatcaaagaaaagtaTAACCCAGCAACGTGGATGCTCGAGGTGAGCTCAACCTCAACTGAGGTCCGTCTTGGAATGGACTTTGCTCAATACTACAAATCATCTGCCTTGTACCA GAGAAACAAAGCTTTAGTAAAGGAGTTGAGCGTCCCACCAGCAGGAGCAAAAGACCTCTATTTTCCGACTCAGTTTTCTCAATCGTCATGGAAGCAATTCCAATCTTGCCTCTGGAAGCAGTGGTGGACATATTGGAGAAGTCCAGATTATAACCTTGTCAGATTCTTTTTTACCTTGGCAGCTGCTCTCCTCCTTGGAACTATTTTCTGGAAGGTTGGCACTAAAAG GGAAAGCAGTTCTGATCTGACCATGATTATCGGGGCTATGTACGCTGCTGTGCTTTTCGTCGGAATTGATAACTGCGCAACTGTGCAGCCAATTGTCGCCATTGAAAGAACTGTTTTCTATCGAGAACGAGCTGCTGGGATGTACTCTGCATTACCTTATGCACTGGCACAG GTCATTGTGGAAATACCGTATGTGTTTATTCAGACCACGTATTATACACTGATAGTGTATGCTATGGTGAGCTTCCAATGGAAAGTAGAAAAATTCTTCTGGTTCTTCTTTATcaacttcttctccttcctttacTTCACATACTACGGCATGATGACCGTTTCCATCACGCCAAACCACCAAGTAGCAGCCATATTCGCCGCAGCTTTCTATTCAGTCTTCAACCTCTTCTCCGGTTTCTTCATTCCAAGACCA AAAATACCCAAATGGTGGGTTTGGTACTACTGGATATGTCCCGTGGCATGGACGGTGTATGGATTGATTGTGTCACAGTATGGCGATGTTGAGGAAACCATTAGAGCACCTGGGATTACACCTAACCCAACTATAAAATGGTACATAGAAGACCATTTCGGATATGATCCAAATTTCATGGGACCAGTGGCTGGAGTTCTAGTTGGATTCACAATCTTCTTTGCCTTCACGTTTGCCTACTGTATTAGGACACTCAACTTCCAAGTTAGATAA